The following nucleotide sequence is from Candidatus Polarisedimenticolaceae bacterium.
ACGAGGGGCGCGCCTGGCTCTTCCTCGGCAAGTCCGGGACGCCCTCGTCGACGCCGTCGTGGACGGTCGACGGCGGACAGGCGTTCGCCTACGCCGGCGACGCCGTCTCGGGCGCGGGCGACGTCAACGGCGACGGCTACTCCGACGTCATCGTCGGCGTGTACGGCTGGGACGACGCGCAGGCCGACTCGGGCGACGCGCGCGTCTACCTCGGCTCCGCGGCGGGGCTGAAGACGACCCCCGACACGACCGTGACCCCGGGTCAGGCGTTCGCGCAGTTCGGCTACGCCGTCGCCGGCGCCGGCGACGTCAACGGCGACGGCTTCTCGGACGTCATCGTCGGCGCTTGGCAGTATGACGACGGCGAGAGCAACGAAGGGGCCGCGTTCATCTACCACGGCGGGCCGAACGGCCTGTCGACCGTCCCGAACGCGACGATCGAGGGGAACCAGGCCGGCGGCTTCTTCGGCTGGAACGTGGCCGCGGCCGGCGACGTCAACGGCGACGGCTACGGCGACGTCATCGTCGGCGCCTACGCGTTCGACAATCCGGGAGCCGAGAGCGGCGCGGCGTGGGTCTACCGGGGCAGCGCGTCCGGAATCACCGGCACGCGCTGGGACGTGACCCCGGTTCAGACCGGCGCCGAAGCGGGCTGGTCGGTCGCCGGCGCCGGCGACGTCAACGGCGACGGGTACGCCGACGTCCTCATCGGGGCGATCCACTGGGACGTGGCGACGACCGATGAGGGCGCCGACTTCATCGCTTACGGCGGGTCCTCCGGGCCGGGAGCACCCCAGCGCTTCGGCGCCTCGCTCGGCACGTCGTTCATGCGGATGGGGCAGCTCGTCGCGAGCGCCGGCGACGTCAACGGCGACGGCTACTCCGACGTCCTCGTCGGCATGGAGACCTGGGACGGCTTCGGAGGCGGCGATCACGGCAAGGTCTACCTCTTCATGGGCGGCGCCGCCGGGATCTCGGCGAATCCAGCGAGCTGGTCTCCCGAGGGGAGCGTGCCTCAACAACACTTCGGATCGGCGGCCGCCTCCGCGGGCGACGTCAACGGCGACGGCTACGGCGACATCGTCATCGGCGCGTCGGGCTACGCGAACGGCCAGACGGGGGAGGGCCGCGCGCTCGTCTACCTCGGCGGCCCCGGCGGACCGTCACCCTCCCCGTCGTGGACGTTCGAGACCGACCAGGCGAGCGCCGCGCTCGGCAACGGCCAGACCTCGGTGAGCTCCGCGGGCGACGTCAACGGCGACGGCTACTCGGACGTCATCGTCGGCGCCTCGGGCTGGACCGAAGGAGGCAACACGGGCGCCGGGAAGGCGTGGCTCTTCCTCGGCTCGGCGTCGGGCCTCTCGCCCGTGCCCGCGTGGAGCGTGGTCGGCGCGACGTTCGGCAACTCGCTCGGCTACTCCGTCGCCTGCGCGGGCGACGTCAACGCCGACGGCTACGCCGACGTCGTCATCGGCGAGCGCTACAACGGCGACGGCGGCAACACGCAGCAGGGCAAGGCCTACGTCTATTACGGGAACGGCGGCACCGGCGGAAAGAGCCACAACACACGGCAGTTCAACGGCAGCTTCACGCGCAACGTCGCGCCGCTCGGGGCCGTCGACGGAGACGGGACGTTGCTCGCCTCTCACACGAGCTGGTACGCGTGGGGGTTCGACGGCGGCCATCCGGAGGTCGAGGTCAAACCGTTGACGAGTGCCTTCAACGGTACGGGCACCGTCGTCGGATTCGGATCGTCCGCCCACGGGTCGGTCAACGCCACGACCTCGGTCTTCGGTCTGTCGCCTCTGACCGCCTACAAGTGGCGCGTGCGGTATCGTGACTTGCGGTCGCCTTACATTCCGCGCACCCCCTGGTTCGACATCGCCGACACCTCACGGACGCTCACCGACTTCCGGACGCCGTGCCACCCGTCGACGTGGTACCAGGATTCCGACGGCGACGGCCACGGGAATCCCAACGTCACGGTCTCCTCGTGCCTCATCGTCATCGGCTACTCGCTCGTCGGCGACGACTGCGACGACACGAACGCCGCGAAGTATCCCGGGAACACCGAGATCTGCGACGGCCTCGACAACAACTGCGACGGCATCGTCGACAACGCGGCGCCGCCCTCGGGCGCGAGCCAGATCACGGTGGCGAAGTCGGGGTTCACCGCGATCCTCTCGTGGTCGCCGATCGCCGGAGCGTCGTCGTACGATGCGGTGCGCGGCAGCCTCTCGACGTTGCGCGCGTTCACCGGGAACTACACGGCCGCGTTGAACGCCTGCCTCGCGAACGACACGGCGGGGCCGACGGTGTCCGACACGAGCGTGCCGCCCGTGGGCGATGCCGCGTGGTACCTCTTGCGCGGCGTCAACTGCGGCGGCGGCGGGAGCTACGACGAAGGGGTGCCGTCGCAGGCGGCGCCGCGCGACGCAGAGATCGCCGCGTCGTCCTCCGCCTGTCCGTAGGAGTTCCTCACTCGGAGCCGGGTGCGAAGACGAGGGAGACGACGGTCCCCGCGTGCGGTCCGTTCGACCAGGTGAGCTTCGCGTCGATCTCTTCGGCGCGCCGGCGCATGCTGTCGAGGCCGAGCCCACTGCCGAGGCGGGCGGACGGTTCCGCCGGCATGCCGGCGCCGTCGTCGGTCACGGTCAGCCGCCATCGCCTTCCCTCGGGAACGAGTGCGAGGCGCACCTCCTCCGCGCGCGCGTGCTGCGCCGCGTTGTGGAGCGCCTCGAGGCCGACGAGGAAGGCGTTGCGCCGCACCGCGAGCGACAGCGGCACGGCCGGGAGGTCGCTCGGGATCTCGCTCACGAACCTCGGCCGATCGTCGGGGAAGAGCGCGCCGCCGCGGGCGACGAGATGGGCGGCGAGCGATTCCAGGGTCGCAGCGCCCGGCTTGAGCGACCATACGATGTCGGTGAGCGACGCGCTCAGACCACCCGCGATGTCGCCGAGCTGGGCGCCGGCACGCACGCGCTTCTCGGCGTCGAGCCCCTCGCGCGAGAGCACGCTCGACAGGAGGCCGATGCTGCCGAGACCGGAGCCCAGCTCGTCGTGCAGGTCCATCGCGATCCGCGCGCGCTGGCGCTCGAGGCGGATGACCTGGCCGACCCGCACGCGGAAGCCGACGTAGAGCAGAGCGGCGCCGCCGATCGCCGCCGCGGCGAAGAACCAAGGCTCGAGGTACCACGGCCGCGCGACGCGGAAGGCGAAGCTCGCCGGACGCTCGCTCCATCGCGCACCGTCGAGCGTCGCCTCGATGCCGACGTCGTATGCGCCGGGCGCGAGGTCGGCGAAGTGCAGGCTCGGCTCGGTGGTCTCGGTGGACCAGTCCTCTCCTGCGCGCAAGCGGGTCCGATAGCGGATGCGTGACGGGTCGCGATAGCTGAGCGCGGCGAACCGCAGCTCGAGGCGATTCCGCCGGTAAGGGAGGACGAGCGAGGGAGTATCGGGAAGGGGCGATCCGTCGGCCGTCGCCGCGACGAGGACGACGGTCGGCGGCGTCGTGGAGAGGAGCCGCGACGACGCGGGCGTGTAGGCGATCCCGCCCATGCCGATGTAGAGATCCCGATCGGGAGTCTCCACGATCTCGCTGATGCTCAAGCTCGGCATCCCCTGCCACGCCGAGAGGCTCTCGACGATCGCGAGACGCCCCGCGTCTCCTTCGCGCACGCGAACCGCGAAGCCCGCGCCGGTGATCCAGGTCGTCCCGTCGCCGCCGGGAGAGAGCGAGTTCAAGAGGCGCGACGGAAGATCGTCGTTCCCCGCCGCGGGTTGCCACGTCCTGCCGTCGAACGCGAAGAGGCCGCCCTGGGACGTCGCCGTCCACACCGAGCCTCGTGGCGTCTCGAGGAAGTCGACGATCGTCGAGGCGCCCTTCAGCGTCTCGCACGTCCATGCGCGAACGCCCGCGAGAACCTCACGCGTGCGTTGCCGGCAGATCGTCTCGTCGCGGGCGACGAACAGCTCGCCATCGCGGCTCTCGAACGCGCGCCAGGAGGTCGGCCCGCGCGCCGGCGGTCCCGGAAACGACGTGACGACCATCCGCACGTCGGTCGTGTCGTGCGAGGCGTGGATGAGGCCGGCATCCGTCGGCATCCACACGCCGCCGTCTCCCGCCTCGGCGCAGCGGTGGTTCACGCCGACGCCGGGCATCGGCACGACGCGCCTCTGACCTTCCGGCCCCCAGAGCGACAGCTCGTTCGCGCGCACGACCGTCCAGACCGCATCGCCGTCGGTGGGGCACGGGAAGGTCAACGTCGGCGGTCCGCGACGGAGCACGCCGGGCTTGCCGTGCGTGAGATCGAGAAGCTCCGTTCCGAACCAGCCGCCGGCCCAGATCCCCAGCTTTCCCGTGCTCAGCGAGCGCACGGCGGGCAGGAACCCCGGCATCTGGCGCATGACCGTGTCCGGCTCGGGGTACTGCATGAGCCCCGCTTCGTACGAGGCGACCCAGAGGCTGCCCTCGCGGTCGACGTAGATCGAGTTGCACCCGCGGAGGCCGTCGTCGCGGCCGATCATCTCCGGAGGCTGCCCGGGCCTCACGACGTCGATCTCGGTGTCGAAGGCGATCCAAACGGCCTCACCGCGCTTCCTCAGCCCGACGAGCCGCTTCCAGCTCGAGAGGAGGTCGTGCTCGACGCCTCCTTGGATCTCTCCGATCGTGAAGACACCTCGCCTCCAGCGCGCGCAGACGATCGTCCGATCGTCCGGCTCCTCGACACGTAAAGTCTCGGGCGCGGAGACGAGGCGCGTCCGCGTGCCGTCCGGCGCGATGCGGACCGCCCCCTCCGGATCGAGTGCGAGGATGCTGCCGTGGCGGCCGGGGAAGAGGGTGAAGCCGTCGAGCGACGTCTCGCGCGCGGCCTCGATCCTGGTCCAGCTCCCCCGGGGATCGCGGCGCAGGAGCGCCGGTCCCTCCGGATGCACCCAGAGCGCCCCATCGTCCGAAACAGCTGCGCCATGCACCTTCACGACCGGCCGCCCCTCGGCGTCGGTGACCGGCTCCGCAGAGGCGCCGTGCGCCCGCCAGAGGGACGATTCGGTGTCGGTGAAGTAGACGTCGTCGAAGGCGCCTGCCGCGTCGATCACGCTGCTCGACGCCGGAGAGATCTTGAGGAACTCGCGGCCGTCGAACCGGTACAGGCCCGTCGGCGTCGCGATCCAAAGGAATCCGGTCCGGTCCTGAACGACACCGGCGACCGAAGATGCCGCGAGCCCGCTCTGATAGCCGAACGTCCGTGACAAGCGCTCCGCGGCGTGGCTCGTCCCGTAGATGGCGGACGCGATCAGGAACGAAGCGAGCAGGCTCCTCAGCCGAACCAAGCGGCCTCCTTGGGAGGCGCAGTATGGTCCAGCTACGGGCAAGCTCCCGTGCTGTCCTGGCTCCTCGGTCCCGCGGTGGCGCTCCCGGCGGGGCCGAGGCCGGCGCCGTTTCCGGCGCGGACGAGGTACCAGTAGAGGGTGCTGTCGGGAACGGTGTCGTTGACGCTCGCCGCGGTCGAGGTCGTCGTGAGCCTGAGGCAGGAGTCGGTCGCGGGGCCGAGCAGGTTGGGGAGGTCGGGCCCCGCGCCGCGGAAGATGTCGTAGAACGACCCGCCGGTCACCGCGCTCCACGCCAGCGTCGTCTTGTTCGTGTAGCGCAGGTTCAACGCCTCGAGCGTCGGGGCCGTGACGCTGCAGACATTGCACGTGAAGCCGTTCGCGAACCCGGGGGTGAGCGACCACGCGTTCAACGATCCGGTGTCGCCGCTGCCGATGTTCTGGACCTCGAGCGTCCACGTGCCGGCCGAGGGGGTGCCGTCGAACGACGACAGGGGCTGGCGCGGCCGGAAGTGTCCGGTGAACGGCGCCGTCGCGGTCTCGATGTCTTGAGGCGCCTCGTCGTCGAAGACCGTGCCGGTGTAGTTTTGGCCGGCATCCCCTTCGCCGTAGGAGAGGAGG
It contains:
- a CDS encoding FG-GAP-like repeat-containing protein — protein: MMRVMTAIVVGLFIGTGAAAAETAPPDSWSHEVLGKLAAQEYRFSWHDGVLTAPNRAHGLRMRVRADGFSIESRTEGEAAFLLDLRLAMLGRGDTLAPVEAGLVVGDEAKAELRRPQATEWLQNRTEGVEHGLSIARPPAGSEGRLVIAFELGGNTLAYPEGSDGRSILFRDGRGAAVVRYGGLVVKDARGEALPAAMTVAPGILRIEVDDHGAVYPVTVDPLATSPQWDVSINQAGARFGSSLAAAGDVNGDGYSDVMVAAYAYDDGETDEGKVFLYYGGPSGLSTTPAWTAQSNQAGGGMGSSCAAAGDVNDDGYGDVIIGAYTYDHGATDAGAAFIWLGGPSGLGADGTPANAAWVVYGTQTNEHLGQRVARAGDVNKDGYDDVIVGAPGYSGAAKGDGAAFVYHGSATVPSTVPNWTGTVSGVHAGAGFGSAVATAGDVNGDGYDDVIVGAPNYAATLTDEGAIFVYRGSAGGLSTSVSFQANGGEAGALLGYSVAGVGDENGDGYADFAAGAPHADGNGFTDCGKIELWVGGSGTPLDLWQFFAPQNSAQLGFSLSAAGDVNGDGFADILAGSDVWDGTFTDEGRAWLFLGKSGTPSSTPSWTVDGGQAFAYAGDAVSGAGDVNGDGYSDVIVGVYGWDDAQADSGDARVYLGSAAGLKTTPDTTVTPGQAFAQFGYAVAGAGDVNGDGFSDVIVGAWQYDDGESNEGAAFIYHGGPNGLSTVPNATIEGNQAGGFFGWNVAAAGDVNGDGYGDVIVGAYAFDNPGAESGAAWVYRGSASGITGTRWDVTPVQTGAEAGWSVAGAGDVNGDGYADVLIGAIHWDVATTDEGADFIAYGGSSGPGAPQRFGASLGTSFMRMGQLVASAGDVNGDGYSDVLVGMETWDGFGGGDHGKVYLFMGGAAGISANPASWSPEGSVPQQHFGSAAASAGDVNGDGYGDIVIGASGYANGQTGEGRALVYLGGPGGPSPSPSWTFETDQASAALGNGQTSVSSAGDVNGDGYSDVIVGASGWTEGGNTGAGKAWLFLGSASGLSPVPAWSVVGATFGNSLGYSVACAGDVNADGYADVVIGERYNGDGGNTQQGKAYVYYGNGGTGGKSHNTRQFNGSFTRNVAPLGAVDGDGTLLASHTSWYAWGFDGGHPEVEVKPLTSAFNGTGTVVGFGSSAHGSVNATTSVFGLSPLTAYKWRVRYRDLRSPYIPRTPWFDIADTSRTLTDFRTPCHPSTWYQDSDGDGHGNPNVTVSSCLIVIGYSLVGDDCDDTNAAKYPGNTEICDGLDNNCDGIVDNAAPPSGASQITVAKSGFTAILSWSPIAGASSYDAVRGSLSTLRAFTGNYTAALNACLANDTAGPTVSDTSVPPVGDAAWYLLRGVNCGGGGSYDEGVPSQAAPRDAEIAASSSACP
- a CDS encoding ATP-binding protein, whose product is MVRLRSLLASFLIASAIYGTSHAAERLSRTFGYQSGLAASSVAGVVQDRTGFLWIATPTGLYRFDGREFLKISPASSSVIDAAGAFDDVYFTDTESSLWRAHGASAEPVTDAEGRPVVKVHGAAVSDDGALWVHPEGPALLRRDPRGSWTRIEAARETSLDGFTLFPGRHGSILALDPEGAVRIAPDGTRTRLVSAPETLRVEEPDDRTIVCARWRRGVFTIGEIQGGVEHDLLSSWKRLVGLRKRGEAVWIAFDTEIDVVRPGQPPEMIGRDDGLRGCNSIYVDREGSLWVASYEAGLMQYPEPDTVMRQMPGFLPAVRSLSTGKLGIWAGGWFGTELLDLTHGKPGVLRRGPPTLTFPCPTDGDAVWTVVRANELSLWGPEGQRRVVPMPGVGVNHRCAEAGDGGVWMPTDAGLIHASHDTTDVRMVVTSFPGPPARGPTSWRAFESRDGELFVARDETICRQRTREVLAGVRAWTCETLKGASTIVDFLETPRGSVWTATSQGGLFAFDGRTWQPAAGNDDLPSRLLNSLSPGGDGTTWITGAGFAVRVREGDAGRLAIVESLSAWQGMPSLSISEIVETPDRDLYIGMGGIAYTPASSRLLSTTPPTVVLVAATADGSPLPDTPSLVLPYRRNRLELRFAALSYRDPSRIRYRTRLRAGEDWSTETTEPSLHFADLAPGAYDVGIEATLDGARWSERPASFAFRVARPWYLEPWFFAAAAIGGAALLYVGFRVRVGQVIRLERQRARIAMDLHDELGSGLGSIGLLSSVLSREGLDAEKRVRAGAQLGDIAGGLSASLTDIVWSLKPGAATLESLAAHLVARGGALFPDDRPRFVSEIPSDLPAVPLSLAVRRNAFLVGLEALHNAAQHARAEEVRLALVPEGRRWRLTVTDDGAGMPAEPSARLGSGLGLDSMRRRAEEIDAKLTWSNGPHAGTVVSLVFAPGSE